In Phycisphaerae bacterium RAS2, the DNA window CGCGCTCGCCCTGCATGAAAAGTTTCCCAAACTCGATCCGTTGACGGTGCGATTCACCGATCTGCATGACTGGGTGGTGGCGTTGCCGGACTTTGGCGACGATCCGCACAAGTCAAACGAGGCCAAGCTCGAGGCGATCCAGATGGCGTGGCTGGAGGAATACAAGGACTCCATCGGCGAAGATAACTAGGGTTCGCGTCAAGGAAGCTTGGTTCAAATTAGTGCATTTTTCATACAATCATAGCGTGCCTTGTTCGTCACTCCCGCGAAAGCGGGAGTCCAGCCCGCGAGTTCACTGGATTCCCGCCTGCGCGAAAATGACGTCGATTGGACGCCCGCCGTTTATCACTATATAAACGTATGAAAGTCAGACTAGGAGCGATTGCCCGCATTCTGAAGATTAACTCGACTCAGAAGCGTGGACCGGCGCTCCCTTACGGTCGCGGCTCGGTTGTTCAGACGCCCTAATTCGCCATTTTCACTTTTCATCGCCCTTGCGCTCCCAGAATTGTAGATACCCGATCGAATCGGTCGGGTTGTAATGCGCGTGAAGGAGCCTTCCCAGCGGATCATCGCCGACCGCGCCGCTGAAAAAATCACCAGTCACGGTGATTGCCAGCGCCGGCAGCGTCGGCTGCGCCATAACGTCATCTGCCATGATCGCGCGCAGCCGCGGCGAGACGCCGACGTGCATGAGCATGTGAAATCGTGAGGGACTTCGCCGCTCGGCGAGGAAGTACCACAATCCGGCGTTGCTCAATTCAAGGATCGTTTCGTCCGGCCGACTGTTCGACTGAATGTAACGGCAAACGGCTTCGACAAAGCGCGCGTCTCCGTACGGCAAGTCGATTCCAACGCGCTTAACTTCGCATTGCGTGCGCACGCCGCCGAGCATGTCCGGCGTCAGCCGCGCCGACACGCGACTGTTCTCTCCGCTGCCAAACCATCGGCACCAGCGCCGAGCCGCGCCGCCTTCGCCCATTGCCAGAAGCATGATCACTGCGGGCCCAATCATCAGTTTGAAAACACTCGGCCCCCGGTGCAAATCCACCCATCGCCACGGTCGTTGTGTCCAAGTCGAGGCGGGCAGTAGCGCAAGCACGGCCAAAGTAAGAAACGGGCCCGCCGCGTAGGCGACATGCCATTCGTCGGGTCGGCCGATGACGACGCACCAGAATGCAAGTGACGCCAGCGCGGCGAGCAACAGCGCGCTGCGCATCGCGAGCGGCCAAGAGGGCCTCCGCCATGCAACAACCGCGACACCACAGGCTGCAAACGGCATTGCGTAGTAGAGCAGAACACACTTCAGGCCGTCGTAGAGATTCGGCGGTCCCGAAGCGTCGGGATTCAGCCATGGCCGAGGATACGCCGCCGGCATCGCTTCGCCGCGAAGAAAGAGTTGCCAGTACACATTTAATCCAAAGTCGCCGAGGATGCCGTGTCGGGCGCACCAGGCCACGAACGGAAGGAACGCGACCATCGCACCCGAAATAAACAGTATTAGCCTTTGCCCAATCGCTCGCTCGCGAGGCGCGCCGACCGGCACGAGATACGCCTCCATCACGCACCATGCTGCGATCGCAACGAGCGCAAAGACGCCGACATCCAGGCTGTACAGTGCAGCCAGCGACGATAGCGCGCCGGCGACCACTAGCCACTTGCCATGTCGCGTATGCAAATACCGCCCAGCCGCGGCGATGGCCAGCAGCCCCAGCACATGCCGATCCGTCACCTCAACCCAGCACAGCAAAAGAAGCGCCGCCGCCAATGCACAGGCCTGCCATCGGCGCGTCAATGATGCAACGACGATGATCGCCGCGACCAGACCCAACGGCGGAAGGATGCCCCGATACAGGAACGCATTGCTGCCGAGCTTGCGCAGCGCGGCGACGTCCGTTCCAAACCACGCGCAGGCCAGCATCGGCTTGAGTACGTCCTCGCCCAGGCCGTGTTGAACATAGAAATCTCGAAATGGAAGCTTTCCGTCGCGCAGCGCGTCGATGTACACCAGGCGCTCGCCCTCGTGAACAAAATCCAGGCCGCCGTCGATGTCGAGCCGCAGCGCCGCGAAGTAGGTCAAGGTGCAGAGGATCGCAACGCGCAGCTTCATTGGAAGGAGCCAGTCGACCTCACGCCGGGCGCATCGCGGGCGGCCACAACGTGCGGAGCGCCGTCAGAATGGTGCGCGTCGCAGCGGACTTGTTCAACGTGTAGAAGTGAATCCCCGGTGCCCCGCGATTGAGCAGGTCCAGGCACTGCGCGGTCGCGTACGCGACGCCAAGCGACAGGACGGCGTCTTCGTCATCCTTGAGACGGTCCAGTTCGGTCAGCAGGGTCTGCGGGATGGTCGCGCCGCACATCTGGGTGAACCGACGGACCTGCTCGACATTCGTAATCGGCATGATGCCGGGAATGATCGGCACGCCGATGCCGGCGGCCCGGGCGCGATCGACGAATCGGAAATAGTGACTGTTGTCAAAAAACAGCTGCGTGATGAGAAACGCAGCCCCGGCCTCCACCTTGTGCTGAAGATTCTCCAGGTCGCGGTTCGCATCCCGCGCGCCGTCGGAGCCGACGCACTCAACGTGCCCCTCCGGATAACACGCCCCACCGACGCAAATGTCGCGGTTCTGCGCGCGAATGAACGCCGCCAGTTCGTTTGCGAAATGGAACCCGTCCGCCACCGGCCTGAACGCGACGTCGCCCTTCGGCGGATCGCCGCGAAGCGCGAGAATGTTACCAATGCCCGCGCCCACCAACCGGTCGATCACGGCAGCAAGTTCGTCGCGCGTGGAGCCGACGCAGGTCAGGTGTGCCATGACTTCAACGCCGTAGTGTCGCTGAATCTCCGAAACCAGTTCAATCGTCCGATCGCGCGTGCTGCCGCCGGCGCCGTACGTCACCGAAATGAACGTGGGCGAAAGATCGCGCAGCGCCCGCACCGTCGCGCGCAGTTGCTCCAGCCCGTTGTCCGTCTTGGGCGGGAAGAACTCAAACGAGAAACACGGGCGGCCGGTCGAAAGTAGTTCGCGGATTCTCATGCGAGGAAATGGTCGGTTTTCAGTGCCTGGTTGTCAGTGGTCAGTAGCTAGTGGCTAGTAAACAGCAGCCTGCGAATCGATTGTCTGTCGATGCCGATGTTTTATCCATCGGCCATCCAGTCCGTCGAAACGCTAATCGCCCTTCTTCTTCGGTCGCGGCGCCTTCTCGCTCTTCTCCTTCGCCGGTTTTTTCTCAACCGCGGATTCCGGCTTGGGCGCCTCCAATGCCGTGCTGATGGCCGAGGTCACTTCCTCGCTCATCGGGTCCACGCGCGGTTCAAAACGGCCGATCACTTTCCCGTCGCGCCCGATCAGGAACTTGTTGAAGTTCCACTTGACGTCGCCGCCGTGGTCGTGCCCGGCATCTTTCGCCGTGAGGTACTTAAACAGGGGGCAGATATCCTCGCCCTTGACGCTCACCTTTGCGAACATCGGAAACGTCACGTCAAACTTCGACGTGCAGAACTCCTTGATCTCTTCATTCGTGCCCGGTTCCTGCGCGCCGTAGTTGTTGGCAGGAAACCCAAGAACGACAAACCCCTCATCCTTGTATTTGCCGTAGAGTTCTTCCAGCCCCTTGTATTGCGGCGTGAGTCCGCACTGCGATGCGACGTTGACGATCATCACGACCTGTCCGTGGTAAGTCTTGGCCAGGTTGACTTTCTCCCCGTCGATGTCCTTGACCTTGAAGTTCAACGCAGGCGCGTCCATGTGATCGGCGTCTTTCGATTTCTTGCCGGATTGCTTCTTCGCCGGTGATTTCTTCTTCGGTTGGTTGTCATTCGGGCCTGCCAGCGCGGGATACGAGATCATGCACGCCGTTGCCAGCGCCGCCGCTGCAATCACTTTGAACGTCATGGTGCGATTCTCCGAGAATGTCCGATCACGCAACCGGCCGGGATCCCGCCCGCCGTCGTGGCGATTCGCCTATTGTAGTAGGATCGGCAAGGCAATCCCAGTTGCGGCTTGCGATGCAAATGGGCAGCCTCAATGTGGTCGCCACCGTAGCAAGCAACCCCGCCGACCAGACTGCTTGCCGCCGCGTCGCACTTGGCACGCGTTCGGCGCAGCGATACGCTGCCGTCGTGAACGCCGTTGCCATCATCCCCGCCCGGTACGCCTCATCACGGTTTCCTGCGAAGGCCCTCGCGCGCGAGACCGGCAAATACCTGATCCAGCATGTATGCGAACAGGTTGCGCGATGCCGTGCAATCCGACGTGTGCTCGTGGCCACCGATGACGCGCGCATAGCCGATGCCGTCAAATCGTTCGGCGGCGAGGCGGTCATGACGCGCGAAGACCATCCAAGCGGGACCGACCGCGTTGCTGAAGCGGCGGCGACCCTGAATTGCGACGTCATTGTGAACGTGCAGGGCGACGAGCCGGAGATCGAGCCTGCAGCGATCGACCAGCTCGTTGGCTTGTTCGAGGGCCGCCCCGATCTTCCGATTGCCACGCTCGCCTGTCCTTTCCCGGCTGACGGCGACCCGCGCGATCCGAACGCGGTAAAGGTCGTGCTCACGCAGTCCGGCGATGCGCTGTATTTCTCGCGCAGTCTCATTCCATTCCCGCGCGATACCGGTGGCAACCCCTTCGGAGGCGCGCCGTGTTCGCCTGGCGCTTCTCCCTGGCACTTGCACATCGGCGTGTATGCCTATCGACGAAGCTTCCTCTTTGAATTGGCCAAGCTGCCGCCCACGCCGCTGGAAAAGCTGGAGAAGCTCGAACAACTTCGCGTGCTCGAAAACGGTCATCGCATGGCCGTCGCAGTGGTCCCTCGCTCACCGGTCGGCATTGACACACCCGAGAACTACGCGGCGTT includes these proteins:
- the kpsU gene encoding 3-deoxy-manno-octulosonate cytidylyltransferase — translated: MQMGSLNVVATVASNPADQTACRRVALGTRSAQRYAAVVNAVAIIPARYASSRFPAKALARETGKYLIQHVCEQVARCRAIRRVLVATDDARIADAVKSFGGEAVMTREDHPSGTDRVAEAAATLNCDVIVNVQGDEPEIEPAAIDQLVGLFEGRPDLPIATLACPFPADGDPRDPNAVKVVLTQSGDALYFSRSLIPFPRDTGGNPFGGAPCSPGASPWHLHIGVYAYRRSFLFELAKLPPTPLEKLEKLEQLRVLENGHRMAVAVVPRSPVGIDTPENYAAFVKRCRR
- the metF gene encoding 5,10-methylenetetrahydrofolate reductase, whose product is MRIRELLSTGRPCFSFEFFPPKTDNGLEQLRATVRALRDLSPTFISVTYGAGGSTRDRTIELVSEIQRHYGVEVMAHLTCVGSTRDELAAVIDRLVGAGIGNILALRGDPPKGDVAFRPVADGFHFANELAAFIRAQNRDICVGGACYPEGHVECVGSDGARDANRDLENLQHKVEAGAAFLITQLFFDNSHYFRFVDRARAAGIGVPIIPGIMPITNVEQVRRFTQMCGATIPQTLLTELDRLKDDEDAVLSLGVAYATAQCLDLLNRGAPGIHFYTLNKSAATRTILTALRTLWPPAMRPA
- the gpx1 gene encoding Hydroperoxy fatty acid reductase gpx1, translated to MTFKVIAAAALATACMISYPALAGPNDNQPKKKSPAKKQSGKKSKDADHMDAPALNFKVKDIDGEKVNLAKTYHGQVVMIVNVASQCGLTPQYKGLEELYGKYKDEGFVVLGFPANNYGAQEPGTNEEIKEFCTSKFDVTFPMFAKVSVKGEDICPLFKYLTAKDAGHDHGGDVKWNFNKFLIGRDGKVIGRFEPRVDPMSEEVTSAISTALEAPKPESAVEKKPAKEKSEKAPRPKKKGD